The DNA region CCATGCAGTAGCGGCCGAACGCCGTCCGGTTCATCAAAATCCAGCCCAGAATGGCGACGATGATGAAGACCCAGACAGGATAGGGCAGGCGCAGGAAGCTGTCGTAGTAGACCGGGCGGTAGATCTCGCGGGCGCTGTTGTTGAGCGACAGGGTCCCGCCATTGGCAAAGTAAGTCACCAGCGAACGGTAGATTCCCATGGTGCCCAGGGTAACGATGAAGGCCTCGATCTTCCCTTTGGTGGTCAGAAAGCCGTTGATGAACCCCGCACCGACGCCCAGGATCAGCGAGCAGCCGATGCCCAGGACCACCGTCCAGATGGACACACCCATGGAATCCACCGCCCAGTTCATGACAATGATCATGACACCGGCGATGAAGGCGGCCATGGAGCCGACCGACAAGTCGATGCCGCCGGCCGTGATGACGAATGTGGCACCAACGGCGATAATGCCGATAAAGGCTGAACGGGTCAGCAGGTTGGTGACATTACCCTCGCCCAGAAAGAGCGGGTTGAGCGAATAGCCCAGGATGACCAGCAGGATCAGCGCGACGAGCGGCCCGGCGGTCTTAAGGTCGATGCGGAAGCCCTTGGACGACTTCACCGGTTCATGCGCTGAGACGCTCATCTTCCCCACTTTGCTTGATGCCTGCGGCGTACCGCATGATTTCTGCTTCCTGGATTTCCGCGCCTTCCAGCGTTCCGGCCAGGCGCCCTTCCCGCATCACCAGCACCCGATGGGAGAGCCCGATGACCTCCTGCATCTCCGATGAGATGAGAATGATCGACTTACCCTCGGCCGCGAGCGCTGCGACGATGTGATAGATCTGCTGCTTGGTGCCGACATCGATGCCACGCGTCGGCTCATCCATGATGATGATGTCCGGCTCGGTTTCCATCGTCTTGCCCAGCATTAGCTTTTGCTGATTGCCGCCCGAGAGCTTACCGACCTGAACTGAAGCATCGCGCGCCCGGATATCGAACCGGCGCGTGGCGCGCTCGAGGGCTTCGGCCTCGCTCGCGCCATTGAGAAAGCCGCCCTTGAGATGCTTTTTGATGGTCAGCAACGTAAGGTTGGGCTGCAGCCCCACGTTGAGGAGCAGCCCCTTGCCCTTGCGATCCTTGGTCATA from Devosia sp. RR2S18 includes:
- a CDS encoding ABC transporter permease, with the protein product MSVSAHEPVKSSKGFRIDLKTAGPLVALILLVILGYSLNPLFLGEGNVTNLLTRSAFIGIIAVGATFVITAGGIDLSVGSMAAFIAGVMIIVMNWAVDSMGVSIWTVVLGIGCSLILGVGAGFINGFLTTKGKIEAFIVTLGTMGIYRSLVTYFANGGTLSLNNSAREIYRPVYYDSFLRLPYPVWVFIIVAILGWILMNRTAFGRYCMAIGSNEHVARYSAIKVDRVRTMTFILQGLCVSLATIIYVPRLGSASAATGVLWELEAIAAVIIGGTMLKGGFGRVGGTVIGALILTAIGNILNLTEIISNYLNGAVQGVIIIAAVYLQRGSLRAGRKKAE